A stretch of Lepisosteus oculatus isolate fLepOcu1 chromosome 11, fLepOcu1.hap2, whole genome shotgun sequence DNA encodes these proteins:
- the gpr3 gene encoding G protein-coupled receptor 3: MNENFSKSSGESEQGIWLESAEDGGSLDLTSVPREPMLNPWDVVLCISGTVIACENAIVVAVIFYTPSLRTPMFLLIGSLATADLLAGLGLILHFVFLYCVQSEAVNLITVGLLVASFTASVSSLLAITIDRYLSLYNALTYYSEHTVTRTYIMLILTWGVSLCLGMLPVVGWNCLKDTASCSIVRPLTKTNLVILSVSFFMVFALMLQLYAQICKIVCRHAHQIALQRHFLPTSHYVTTRKGISTLAVILGTFASCWLPFAIYCLLGDYTYPPIYTYITLLPATYNSMINPIIYAFRNQEIQKVLWAACCGCMSSKLSCRSRSPSDV, translated from the coding sequence ATGAATGAAAACTTCTCCAAGAGCTCAGGGGAGAGTGAGCAGGGCATCTGGCTGGAGTCAGCTGAAGATGGAGGCTCCTTAGATCTAACTTCAGTACCAAGGGAGCCCATGCTCAACCCCTGGGATGTGGTGCTTTGCATTTCGGGCACAGTCATCGCCTGCGAGAACGCCATCGTTGTGGCCGTGATCTTCTACACACCATCCCTGCGCACGCCCATGTTCTTGCTGATCGGGAGCCTGGCGACTGCGGACCTGCTGGCTGGACTGGGACTGATCCTCCACTTTGTCTTTCTGTACTGTGTGCAGTCAGAGGCAGTAAACCTCATCACTGTGGGACTGCTGGTGGCCTCCTTCACGGCCAGCGTCAGCAGCCTCCTGGCCATCACCATTGACCGCTACCTCTCCCTCTACAATGCCCTGACCTACTACTCTGAGCACACGGTGACCAGGACTTACATCATGCTCATCCTCACCTGGGGGGTGTCATTGTGCCTGGGGATGCTCCCTGTTGTGGGCTGGAACTGTCTGAAGGACACCGCTTCCTGCAGCATCGTCCGCCCACTGACCAAGACCAACCTGGTCATCCTGTCCGTGTCCTTCTTCATGGTCTTTGCTCTCATGCTGCAGCTCTACGCCCAGATCTGCAAGATCGTGTGCCGCCACGCCCATCAGATAGCCCTCCAGCGCCACTTTCTCCCCACCTCCCATTATGTCACCACGAGGAAGGGCATCTCCACACTGGCGGTCATCCTGGGCACCTTCGCCAGCTGCTGGCTCCCCTTCGCCATCTATTGCCTGCTGGGGGACTATACCTACCCTCCCATCTACACCTATATCACCCTTCTTCCTGCCACCTACAACTCCATGATCAACCCCATCATCTATGCTTTCCGCAATCAGGAGATCCAGAAGGTCCTGTGGGCAGCCTGCTGTGGCTGTATGTCCTCCAAATTGTCCTGTCGCTCCCGGTCCCCCAGTGACGTGTAG